One segment of Theobroma cacao cultivar B97-61/B2 chromosome 9, Criollo_cocoa_genome_V2, whole genome shotgun sequence DNA contains the following:
- the LOC18589968 gene encoding calcium-dependent protein kinase 34, with translation MGNCCSRGNPAGAPNTNEKGDATPDNNGNNPSSSSLQDSSANNPPRHSQPSPSPGASSKPSKPNPIGPVLGRPMEDIKSTYTIGKELGRGQFGVTHLCTNKATGEQFACKTIAKRKLVNKEDIEDVRREVQIMHHLTGQPNIVELKGAYEDKHSVHLVMELCAGGELFDRIIAKGHYTERAAASLLRTIVQIVHTCHSMGVIHRDLKPENFLLLNKDENSPLKATDFGLSVFYKPGEVFKDIVGSAYYIAPEVLKRRYGPEADIWSIGVMLYILLSGVPPFWAESEHGIFNAILRGHIDFTSDPWPSISHQAKDLVRKMLNSDPKQRLTAIQVLSHPWIKEDGEAPDTPLDNAVLTRLKQFKAMNKFKKVALRVIAGCLSEEEIMGLKEMFRGMDTDNSGTITLEELKQGLAKQGTKLSEYEVKQLMEAADADGNGTIDYDEFITATMHMNRMDREDHLYHAFQHFDKDNSGYITTEELEQVLREYGMHDGRDIKEILSEVDSDNDGRINYDEFVAMMRKGNPETNPKKRRDVFV, from the exons ATGGGGAATTGTTGCTCTCGTGGCAACCCTGCCGGTGCCCCTAACACTAATGAAAAGGGAGACGCCACACCTGATAACAATGGTAACAACCCCAGCAGCTCTTCCCTGCAGGACAGTTCCGCCAATAATCCACCTAGGCATTCGCAACCTTCACCCTCTCCGGGAGCCTCCTCCAAGCCTTCCAAACCTAACCCGATTGGCCCTGTCTTAGGCCGCCCCATGGAAGACATTAAATCCACCTACACCATTGGCAAAGAATTGGGCAGGGGACAGTTTGGGGTTACACATTTGTGTACGAACAAGGCAACAGGGGAACAATTCGCGTGCAAGACAATAGCGAAGAGGAAACTTGTTAACAAGGAGGATATTGAGGATGTCAGAAGGGAGGTACAGATCATGCACCATTTGACGGGTCAACCTAACATTGTGGAACTCAAGGGAGCTTACGAGGATAAGCATTCGGTTCATTTGGTGATGGAGCTATGTGCTGGAGGAGAGCTCTTTGATAGGATCATTGCCAAGGGCCATTACACCGAGCGTGCAGCCGCTTCTTTGCTTAGGACAATTGTTCAGATTGTGCACACATGCCATTCTATGGGGGTCATCCATAGGGATCTCAAGCCTGAGAATTTCCTCTTGTTGAACAAGGACGAAAACTCCCCACTCAAGGCCACGGATTTTGGTCTATCAGTCTTTTACAAACCAG GTGAAGTATTCAAAGATATTGTTGGTAGTGCATATTATATTGCACCTGAAGTCTTGAAGAGGAGATATGGACCAGAAGCCGATATATGGAGTATTGGAGTTATGTTGTATATTCTTCTAAGTGGTGTTCCTCCCTTCTGGGCTG AATCTGAACATGGGATATTCAATGCAATTTTACGTGGCCACATTGATTTCACGAGTGATCCATGGCCTTCAATTTCACATCAAGCAAAGGATCTTGTCAGGAAGATGCTAAATTCGGATCCCAAGCAGAGGTTAACAGCCATCCAGGTTCTAA GCCATCCATGGATCAAAGAGGATGGTGAAGCACCTGATACACCTCTTGACAACGCAGTGCTAACCAGGCTCAAACAGTTCAAAGCGATGAACAAGTTCAAGAAAGTTGCTTTGCGG GTCATTGCGGGATGTTTATCAGAGGAAGAAATCATGGGATTGAAGGAGATGTTCAGGGGAATGGATACCGATAACAGTGGGACAATAACACTTGAAGAATTGAAGCAAGGTCTTGCTAAGCAAGGAACGAAACTATCTGAATATGAAGTTAAACAACTAATGGAGGCT gCCGATGCAGATGGAAATGGAACCATAGACTACGATGAGTTCATCACGGCCACAATGCATATGAACAGAATGGATAGAGAAGATCATCTGTACCATGCCTTCCAACATTTTGATAAAGACAATAGCgg GTACATCACGACTGAAGAACTAGAACAAGTTCTCCGTGAGTATGGCATGCATGATGGCAGAGACATAAAGGAAATCCTTTCAGAAGTTGACTCTGACAAT